Proteins encoded together in one Anguilla anguilla isolate fAngAng1 chromosome 9, fAngAng1.pri, whole genome shotgun sequence window:
- the LOC118236398 gene encoding diacylglycerol kinase delta-like isoform X5 → MAAKLNPNVLYVREPRESRPGHDTDRLAPAEAADESSDSDGEQEETSHKLIRKVSTSGQIRAKRSVKEGLLLKQTSSFQRWKRRYFKLRGRTLYYAKDSKSLIFDEVDLSDASMAETSTKNINNSFTVITPFRKLMLCAESRKEMEDWISALKSVQKWESYEFNMEHFSGMHNWYACSHARPTFCNVCREALPGVTSHGLSCEVCKFKAHKRCAVRSTNNCKWTTLASIGNDIIEDEEGVSMPHQWMEGNLPVSAKCRVCDRNCGSVRRLQDWRCLWCRVIVHNSCKEHMGKRCPLGQFKVSIIAPPALNSIDSDGFWKAANPPCSSPLLVLVNSKSGDNQGVKFLRKFKQLLNPAQVFDLMNGGPQQGLRLFQKFAMFRILVCGGDGSVGWVLSELDKLGLHKQCQLGVLPLGTGNDLARVLGWGGLCDDDAQILQILEKLERATTKMLDRWSVMTYEVPTKHSLPVVKVDDTGDGSLQIQMALYADSVASHLTKILDSDKHSDVISSAKYLCGTVNDFVSEVGRTYERSTENREEAAIMSKKCATLNEKLDSLVKALGEESDAKLVPAGTQPPREGGQPEPPSIPRAFKSKEQLMLRANSLKKAVRQIIEQAEKVVDEQNRHTQVYHMASTSSMKMENNEDLKEADTGHGTTSSSTSTIVLQKSESFGSVLLSDDSVLCTEKCVMNNYFGIGLDAKISLEFNNKRDVHPKKCSSRTKNMMWYGVLGTKELVQKTYKNLEQRVHLECDGVPMCLPSLQGLAVLNIPSYAGGINFWGGTKEDNNFGAPSFDDKKLEVVAVFGSMQMAMSRVINLQHHRIAQCRQVKITILGEEGVPVQVDGEAWIQPPGIVKIVHKNRAQMLTRDRAFESTLKSWEDKRKCDSYRSSRPRLNSQQSMEYLTEEEGVQVKQLGQAADALIARIREAAKTHKVMEQELAHAVNASALILSEAFSSKPTSPEYLSRTAVVDIVNSTKVLQQETRILLDGKLLLEPPQEEALLSALNSLSAELQRLGEIHWICPIIHCSEEEELSKGNRKSSIKMKIMQKSKKEREKLHKQKSNSSLSSLSGPWDFKGGASEANSTGH, encoded by the exons agaagTGTGAAGGAGGGACTCCTGCTCAAACAGACCAGCTCCTTCCAAAGATGGAAGAGGAGGTACTTCAAGCTTCGAGGACGGACTTTGTACTACGCCAAAGACTCCAAG TCTCTAATATTTGACGAGGTAGACCTCTCAGATGCCAGCATGGCGGAAACCAGCACCAAGAACATCAACAACAGCTTCACG gtcaTCACCCCTTTCAGGAAGTTGATGTTGTGTGCTGAGAGCAGGAAGGAGATGGAAGACTGGATCAGCGCTCTGAAGTCTGTGCAGAAGTGGGAGAGTTACGAG TTCAACATGGAGCACTTCTCTGGGATGCACAACTGGTACGCCTGCTCTCACGCCCGCCCCACCTTCTGCAACGTGTGCCGAGAGGCTCTGCCGGGGGTCACCTCTCACGGCCTGTCTTGTGAAG TCTGCAAGTTCAAGGCCCACAAGCGCTGTGCCGTGCGGTCTACCAACAACTGCAAGTGGACCACGCTGGCATCAATCGGGAACGACATAAtcgaggatgaggagggg GTTTCCATGCCGCACCAGTGGATGGAGGGAAACCTTCCCGTGAGCGCCAAGTGCAGGGTGTGCGACCGCAACTGCGGCAGCGTGAGGCGGCTCCAGGACTGGCGGTGTCTCTGGTGCAGGGTCATT gTACACAACAGCTGTAAGGAACACATGGGGAAGCGCTGTCCCTTAGGCCAGTTCAAGGTCTCCATAATCGCTCCCCCTGCACTCAACAGCATTGACTCTGATG GGTTCTGGAAAGCTGCTAACCCGCCCTGCTCCAGCCCACTGCTGGTTCTGGTCAATTCCAAGAGTGGGGATAACCAAGGGGTCAAGTTCCTGCGCAAGTTCAAGCAGCTGCTGAATCCGGCCCAGGTGTTCGACCTGATGAATGGCGGTCCGCAGCAGGG GCTGCGTCTCTTCCAGAAGTTTGCGATGTTCCGGATTCTGGTGTGTGGTGGGGATGGCAGTGTCGGCTGGGTGCTGTCAGAGCTGGACAAACTTGGGCTGCACAAACAG TGCCAGTTGGGTGTTCTTCCTCTGGGCACTGGGAATGACCTGGCGCGGGTACTGGGCTGGGGAGGGCTCTGTGACGATGATGCCCAGATACTGCAGATCCTGGAGAAACTGGAGAGAGCCACCACTAAGATGCTGGACAG gtGGAGCGTGATGACATACGAAGTTCCCACAAAACACTCCCTTCCAGTGGTGAAGGTGGATGACACAGGGGATGGCAGTCTCCAG ATACAGATGGCCCTGTATGCTGATTCTGTGGCCTCCCATCTGACCAAGATTCTGGACTCAGACAAGCATAGTGATGTCATCTCCTCAGCTAA GTATTTGTGTGGGACAGTGAATGACTTTGTGTCAGAGGTGGGGAGGACATACGAGAGATCAACGGAGAACAGGGAGGAGGCTGCAATCATGTCTAAGAAG TGCGCTACGCTGAACGAGAAGCTGGACTCTCTGGTGAAGGCTCTGGGCGAGGAGTCCGATGCTAAGCTGGTGCCCGCGGGCACCCAGCCACCGCGCGAGGGGGGCCAGCCCGAGCCTCCCAGCATCCCGCGGGCCTTTAAGTCCAAAGAGCAGCTGATGCTGAGGGCCAACAGCCTGAAGAAGGCCGTGAGGCAGATCATAGAGCAGGCCGAGAAAG TGGTGGATGAACAGAACAGGCACACTCAAGTGTACCACATGGCCTCCACCTCCTCAATGAAGATGGAGAACAATGAGGACCTGAAGGAGGCAGACACAG GACATGGAACCACaagctcctccacctccaccattGTCCTGCAGAAATCAGAAAGCTTcggctctgtgctgctctctgatGACTCTGT ACTGTGCACTGAAAAGTGTGTTATGAACAATTACTTTGGGATTGGACTGGATGCAAAGATCTCCCTGGAGTTCAACAACAAGAGAGATGTGCACCCCAAGAAGTGCAG CAGTCGCACCAAGAACATGATGTGGTACGGGGTGCTGGGGACCAAAGAGCTGGTGCAGAAGACGTATAAGAACCTGGAGCAGCGGGTGCACCTGGAG TGTGACGGCGTGCCCATGTGTCTGCCAAGCCTGCAGGGTTTGGCCGTTCTCAACATCCCCAGCTATGCAGGGGGCATCAACTTCTGGGGCGGGACCAAGGAGGACAAC AATTTCGGGGCTCCCTCCTTCGATGACAAAAAGCTGGAGGTGGTGGCGGTCTTCGGCAGCATGCAGATGGCGATGTCCCGCGTCATCAATCTGCAGCACCATCGAATCGCCCAG TGCCGGCAGGTGAAAATCACCAtcctgggggaggagggcgtACCCGTGCAGGTGGACGGCGAGGCCTGGATCCAGCCACCCGGAATCGTCAAGATCGTCCACAAGAACCGGGCCCAGATGCTCACCAGAGACCGG GCCTTCGAGAGCACGCTGAAGTCGTGGGAAGACAAGAGGAAGTGCGACAGCTACCGCTCCTCCCGTCCGCGCCTCAACTCCCAGCAGTCCATGGAGTACCtgacggaggaggagggcgtCCAGGTGAAGCAGCTGGGGCAGGCGGCCGACGCACTGATCGCCAG AATCAGGGAAGCAGCAAAGACCCACAAGGTAATGGAGCAGGAGCTGGCCCATGCGGTCAACGCCAGCGCACTGATCCTGAGCGAGGCCTTCTCCAGCAAACCTACCAGTCCTGAG TATCTGAGTCGGACTGCTGTTGTGGACATTGTCAATAGCACCAAGGTTCTACAGCAGGAGACCAGAATACTTTTAGATGGGAAGCTTCTG CTGGAGCCCCCCCAGGAGGAGgcgctgctctctgctctgaaTAGCCTGAGCGCCGAGCTGCAGAGGCTGGGAGAAATCCACTGGATCTGCCCCATCATACACTGCTCCGAAGAGGAG GAGCTTTCCAAGGGCAACCGTAAGAGCAGCATAAAGATGAAGATCATGCAGAAAAGCAAGAAGGAGCGAGAGAAGCTGCACAAGCAGAAATCCAACAGTTCCTTGTCCTCTCTGTCGG GACCTTGGGATTTCAAAGGTGGGGCATCTGAAGCGAATTCAACAGGCCATTAA
- the LOC118236398 gene encoding diacylglycerol kinase delta-like isoform X4, whose amino-acid sequence MAAKLNPNVLYVREPRESRPGHDTDRLAPAEAADESSDSDGEQEETSHKLIRKVSTSGQIRAKRSVKEGLLLKQTSSFQRWKRRYFKLRGRTLYYAKDSKSLIFDEVDLSDASMAETSTKNINNSFTVITPFRKLMLCAESRKEMEDWISALKSVQKWESYEFNMEHFSGMHNWYACSHARPTFCNVCREALPGVTSHGLSCEVCKFKAHKRCAVRSTNNCKWTTLASIGNDIIEDEEGVSMPHQWMEGNLPVSAKCRVCDRNCGSVRRLQDWRCLWCRVIVHNSCKEHMGKRCPLGQFKVSIIAPPALNSIDSDGFWKAANPPCSSPLLVLVNSKSGDNQGVKFLRKFKQLLNPAQVFDLMNGGPQQGLRLFQKFAMFRILVCGGDGSVGWVLSELDKLGLHKQCQLGVLPLGTGNDLARVLGWGGLCDDDAQILQILEKLERATTKMLDRWSVMTYEVPTKHSLPVVKVDDTGDGSLQIQMALYADSVASHLTKILDSDKHSDVISSAKYLCGTVNDFVSEVGRTYERSTENREEAAIMSKKCATLNEKLDSLVKALGEESDAKLVPAGTQPPREGGQPEPPSIPRAFKSKEQLMLRANSLKKAVRQIIEQAEKVVDEQNRHTQVYHMASTSSMKMENNEDLKEADTGHGTTSSSTSTIVLQKSESFGSVLLSDDSVLCTEKCVMNNYFGIGLDAKISLEFNNKRDVHPKKCSSRTKNMMWYGVLGTKELVQKTYKNLEQRVHLECDGVPMCLPSLQGLAVLNIPSYAGGINFWGGTKEDNNFGAPSFDDKKLEVVAVFGSMQMAMSRVINLQHHRIAQCRQVKITILGEEGVPVQVDGEAWIQPPGIVKIVHKNRAQMLTRDRAFESTLKSWEDKRKCDSYRSSRPRLNSQQSMEYLTEEEGVQVKQLGQAADALIARIREAAKTHKVMEQELAHAVNASALILSEAFSSKPTSPEYLSRTAVVDIVNSTKVLQQETRILLDGKLLQLEPPQEEALLSALNSLSAELQRLGEIHWICPIIHCSEEEELSKGNRKSSIKMKIMQKSKKEREKLHKQKSNSSLSSLSGPWDFKGGASEANSTGH is encoded by the exons agaagTGTGAAGGAGGGACTCCTGCTCAAACAGACCAGCTCCTTCCAAAGATGGAAGAGGAGGTACTTCAAGCTTCGAGGACGGACTTTGTACTACGCCAAAGACTCCAAG TCTCTAATATTTGACGAGGTAGACCTCTCAGATGCCAGCATGGCGGAAACCAGCACCAAGAACATCAACAACAGCTTCACG gtcaTCACCCCTTTCAGGAAGTTGATGTTGTGTGCTGAGAGCAGGAAGGAGATGGAAGACTGGATCAGCGCTCTGAAGTCTGTGCAGAAGTGGGAGAGTTACGAG TTCAACATGGAGCACTTCTCTGGGATGCACAACTGGTACGCCTGCTCTCACGCCCGCCCCACCTTCTGCAACGTGTGCCGAGAGGCTCTGCCGGGGGTCACCTCTCACGGCCTGTCTTGTGAAG TCTGCAAGTTCAAGGCCCACAAGCGCTGTGCCGTGCGGTCTACCAACAACTGCAAGTGGACCACGCTGGCATCAATCGGGAACGACATAAtcgaggatgaggagggg GTTTCCATGCCGCACCAGTGGATGGAGGGAAACCTTCCCGTGAGCGCCAAGTGCAGGGTGTGCGACCGCAACTGCGGCAGCGTGAGGCGGCTCCAGGACTGGCGGTGTCTCTGGTGCAGGGTCATT gTACACAACAGCTGTAAGGAACACATGGGGAAGCGCTGTCCCTTAGGCCAGTTCAAGGTCTCCATAATCGCTCCCCCTGCACTCAACAGCATTGACTCTGATG GGTTCTGGAAAGCTGCTAACCCGCCCTGCTCCAGCCCACTGCTGGTTCTGGTCAATTCCAAGAGTGGGGATAACCAAGGGGTCAAGTTCCTGCGCAAGTTCAAGCAGCTGCTGAATCCGGCCCAGGTGTTCGACCTGATGAATGGCGGTCCGCAGCAGGG GCTGCGTCTCTTCCAGAAGTTTGCGATGTTCCGGATTCTGGTGTGTGGTGGGGATGGCAGTGTCGGCTGGGTGCTGTCAGAGCTGGACAAACTTGGGCTGCACAAACAG TGCCAGTTGGGTGTTCTTCCTCTGGGCACTGGGAATGACCTGGCGCGGGTACTGGGCTGGGGAGGGCTCTGTGACGATGATGCCCAGATACTGCAGATCCTGGAGAAACTGGAGAGAGCCACCACTAAGATGCTGGACAG gtGGAGCGTGATGACATACGAAGTTCCCACAAAACACTCCCTTCCAGTGGTGAAGGTGGATGACACAGGGGATGGCAGTCTCCAG ATACAGATGGCCCTGTATGCTGATTCTGTGGCCTCCCATCTGACCAAGATTCTGGACTCAGACAAGCATAGTGATGTCATCTCCTCAGCTAA GTATTTGTGTGGGACAGTGAATGACTTTGTGTCAGAGGTGGGGAGGACATACGAGAGATCAACGGAGAACAGGGAGGAGGCTGCAATCATGTCTAAGAAG TGCGCTACGCTGAACGAGAAGCTGGACTCTCTGGTGAAGGCTCTGGGCGAGGAGTCCGATGCTAAGCTGGTGCCCGCGGGCACCCAGCCACCGCGCGAGGGGGGCCAGCCCGAGCCTCCCAGCATCCCGCGGGCCTTTAAGTCCAAAGAGCAGCTGATGCTGAGGGCCAACAGCCTGAAGAAGGCCGTGAGGCAGATCATAGAGCAGGCCGAGAAAG TGGTGGATGAACAGAACAGGCACACTCAAGTGTACCACATGGCCTCCACCTCCTCAATGAAGATGGAGAACAATGAGGACCTGAAGGAGGCAGACACAG GACATGGAACCACaagctcctccacctccaccattGTCCTGCAGAAATCAGAAAGCTTcggctctgtgctgctctctgatGACTCTGT ACTGTGCACTGAAAAGTGTGTTATGAACAATTACTTTGGGATTGGACTGGATGCAAAGATCTCCCTGGAGTTCAACAACAAGAGAGATGTGCACCCCAAGAAGTGCAG CAGTCGCACCAAGAACATGATGTGGTACGGGGTGCTGGGGACCAAAGAGCTGGTGCAGAAGACGTATAAGAACCTGGAGCAGCGGGTGCACCTGGAG TGTGACGGCGTGCCCATGTGTCTGCCAAGCCTGCAGGGTTTGGCCGTTCTCAACATCCCCAGCTATGCAGGGGGCATCAACTTCTGGGGCGGGACCAAGGAGGACAAC AATTTCGGGGCTCCCTCCTTCGATGACAAAAAGCTGGAGGTGGTGGCGGTCTTCGGCAGCATGCAGATGGCGATGTCCCGCGTCATCAATCTGCAGCACCATCGAATCGCCCAG TGCCGGCAGGTGAAAATCACCAtcctgggggaggagggcgtACCCGTGCAGGTGGACGGCGAGGCCTGGATCCAGCCACCCGGAATCGTCAAGATCGTCCACAAGAACCGGGCCCAGATGCTCACCAGAGACCGG GCCTTCGAGAGCACGCTGAAGTCGTGGGAAGACAAGAGGAAGTGCGACAGCTACCGCTCCTCCCGTCCGCGCCTCAACTCCCAGCAGTCCATGGAGTACCtgacggaggaggagggcgtCCAGGTGAAGCAGCTGGGGCAGGCGGCCGACGCACTGATCGCCAG AATCAGGGAAGCAGCAAAGACCCACAAGGTAATGGAGCAGGAGCTGGCCCATGCGGTCAACGCCAGCGCACTGATCCTGAGCGAGGCCTTCTCCAGCAAACCTACCAGTCCTGAG TATCTGAGTCGGACTGCTGTTGTGGACATTGTCAATAGCACCAAGGTTCTACAGCAGGAGACCAGAATACTTTTAGATGGGAAGCTTCTG CAGCTGGAGCCCCCCCAGGAGGAGgcgctgctctctgctctgaaTAGCCTGAGCGCCGAGCTGCAGAGGCTGGGAGAAATCCACTGGATCTGCCCCATCATACACTGCTCCGAAGAGGAG GAGCTTTCCAAGGGCAACCGTAAGAGCAGCATAAAGATGAAGATCATGCAGAAAAGCAAGAAGGAGCGAGAGAAGCTGCACAAGCAGAAATCCAACAGTTCCTTGTCCTCTCTGTCGG GACCTTGGGATTTCAAAGGTGGGGCATCTGAAGCGAATTCAACAGGCCATTAA